The proteins below are encoded in one region of Chrysemys picta bellii isolate R12L10 chromosome 4, ASM1138683v2, whole genome shotgun sequence:
- the LRRN2 gene encoding leucine-rich repeat neuronal protein 2: MCPVKVFAQEGSQSCQLKMRHFQMNLLLICVATATAIPVVPWKVKCPLQCVCQIRPWYTPRSVYREAATVDCNDLFISTVPESLPEGTQTLLLQSNHIARVDQSELDYLKNLTELDLSQNSFSDIWDFSLKNMPQLLSLHLEENQLAELSDNSFSGLANLQELYLNHNQLRRISPQAFSGLSNLLRLHLNSNLLRTVDSRWFQVLPNLEILMIGGNKVDAILDMNFRPLSNLRSLVLAGMNLREISDFALEGLRSLESLSFYDNKLVNVPKRALQQVPGLKFLDLNKNPLQRIRQSDFMNMLHLKELGLNNMEELVSIDKFALINLPELTKLDVTNNPKLSFIHPSAFHHLPQMETLMLNNNALSALHKQTVESLPNLQEISIHSNPIRCDCVIRWVNSTENHIRFIEPQSTLCAEPPDLKRRHIRDVPFREMTDRCLPLISTKSFPSHLEVADSENISLHCRALAEPEPEIYWVTPSGVKLIPYLENGRYKVHPEGTLEIHKITAQEAGLYTCVAHNLIGADTKSISLMVNSSFPLSMDNLELLVKEVQAYHILVTWKPHLNTISSNLTWSSFSFSSSLDVTNVARIPAGTHLYNITRLHQGTEYWACLHVAFVNLQSKVACVNARTKEAGYGYGYLESGRSVLTVLALCILLLSVSLVGHYGFGSYRPQPGKLLLRCLPWNPGSSSVRVVYPPFVKHWDQGRPGEKLLAVEVQATPLDS, encoded by the coding sequence GACTGCAATGACTTGTTCATCTCCACGGTGCCGGAGAGCTTGCCAGAGGGGACACAGACCCTGCTCTTGCAAAGCAACCACATCGCCAGGGTGGACCAGAGTGAGCTGGACTATCTGAAAAACCTGACGGAGCTGGACCTGTCGCAGAACAGCTTCTCTGACATCTGGGACTTCAGTCTGAAGAACATGCCCCAGCTGTTGAGCCTCCATCTTGAAGAGAACCAGCTGGCTGAGTTGTCCGATAACAGCTTCTCTGGCCTGgccaacctccaggagctgtATCTGAACCACAACCAGCTGCGTAGGATTTCCCCGCAGGCCTTCTCAGGCCTCAGTAACCTCCTTCGGCTCCACCTCAACTCTAATCTCTTGAGGACTGTTGACAGccgctggttccaggtgctcccCAACCTGGAGATCCTCATGATTGGAGGCAACAAGGTGGATGCTATCTTGGATATGAACTTCAGGCCTCTGTCGAATCTGAGGAGCTTGGTTCTGGCTGGGATGAACCTGAGGGAGATCTCAGATTTCGCCCTGGAAGGGCTGAGAAGCCTGGAGAGTCTGTCTTTCTATGACAACAAGCTGGTGAATGTCCCCAAGCGGGCGCTGCAGCAAGTCCCTGGCCTTAAGTTCCTGGATCTGAACAAAAACCCTTTGCAGAGGATCAGGCAAAGTGACTTCATGAATATGCTACACCTCAAGGAGCTGGGACTTAACAACATGGAGGAGCTGGTTTCCATAGACAAGTTTGCCTTGATCAACCTCCCCGAGTTGACCAAACTGGACGTGACCAACAATCCCAAGCTGTCCTTCATCCACCCTAGCGCTTTCCATCACCTGCCCCAAATGGAGACCCTGATGCTCAACAACAACGCCCTAAGTGCCTTGCATAAGCAGACGGTAGAGTCCCTGCCCAACCTGCAGGAGATCAGCATCCACAGCAACCCCATACGCTGTGACTGTGTCATCCGCTGGGTCAACAGCACCGAGAACCATATCCGCTTCATCGAGCCCCAGTCCACACTGTGCGCCGAACCCCCGGACCTGAAGAGGAGGCACATCCGGGATGTTCCCTTCCGGGAAATGACCGACCGGTGTCTGCCTCTCATCTCCACCAagagtttcccctcccacttggAGGTGGCAGACAGCGAGAACATCTCACTGCATTGTAGGGCCCTGGCGGAACCGGAACCAGAGATCTACTGGGTCACACCTTCTGGGGTCAAGCTGATCCCTTACTTGGAGAACGGGAGGTACAAGGTGCACCCTGAAGGGACACTGGAAATTCACAAGATAACTGCACAGGAGGCCGGGCTTTATACCTGCGTGGCCCATAACCTCATTGGTGCTGACACCAAGAGCATCAGCCTGATGGTCAACAGCTCCTTCCCTCTCAGCATGGACAACCTGGAGCTTCTGGTGAAGGAAGTCCAGGCTTACCATATCCTTGTCACCTGGAAGCCCCACCTCAACACAATCTCCTCCAATCTCACCTGGTCCAGCTTCTCCTTCAGTTCCAGTTTGGATGTGACCAACGTGGCCCGGATCCCTGCGGGCACCCACCTGTATAACATCACCCGGCTCCACCAGGGCACAGAGTACTGGGCCTGCCTTCACGTGGCCTTCGTAAACTTGCAGTCCAAGGTGGCCTGTGTGAATGCCAGGACTAAAGAGGCTGGCTACGGCTATGGGTACCTGGAGAGCGGGCGGAGTGTCTTGAcggtgctggccctctgcatctTGCTGCTTTCAGTCAGCCTGGTAGGCCACTATGGCTTTGGTTCCTacaggccgcagcctgggaagCTGCTCCTGCGCTGCCTGCCATGGAACCCGGGCTCGTCCTCAGTGCGCGTGGTCTACCCTCCTTTCGTCAAACACTGGGATCAGGGGAGGCCTGGGGAGAAGCTCCTAGCCGTGGAGGTGCAAGCAACGCCGCTGGACTCTTGA